The following is a genomic window from Catenulispora sp. MAP5-51.
CTCGGCCGCGCGCTCGCGCAGCACCTCGGCCAGGCTGTCGACGCCGACCGGGTCCAGGCCGGAGAAGGGTTCGTCCAGGACCAGGACCGCCGGGTGGTGCACCAGCGCGGCGGCCAGCTGGACGCGCTGTTGGTTGCCCAGCGAAAGTGCCTCGACGCGGTCCTCGGCGCGCTCGGCGACCGACAGGCGCTCCATCCAGTACTTCGTAGCCTTCTCGGCGTCGCGGCGGCTCAGGCCGTGCAGCTCGGCGAGGTAGCGGAGCTGGTCGCCGACGCGCATCTTCGGGTACAGGCCGCGTTCCTCGGGCATGTAGCCGAACGTGCGGCGGGTGGCGGTGTCCACCGGCTTGCCCCGGAAGCGCACCGTGCCGGCGTCCGGCTCCAGCACGCCCAGCGTGATCCGCATCGTGGTGGTCTTGCCCGCGCCGTTGGTGCCGACGAAGCCGTACAGCTCCCCCGGACGCACCGAGAACGTCACACCGTCCAACGCGACGCGGTCGCCG
Proteins encoded in this region:
- a CDS encoding ABC transporter ATP-binding protein — translated: MLELEGLRKRYGDRVALDGVTFSVRPGELYGFVGTNGAGKTTTMRITLGVLEPDAGTVRFRGKPVDTATRRTFGYMPEERGLYPKMRVGDQLRYLAELHGLSRRDAEKATKYWMERLSVAERAEDRVEALSLGNQQRVQLAAALVHHPAVLVLDEPFSGLDPVGVDSLAEVLRERAAEGVPVVFSSHQLELVERLCDSIGIIYRGRMVATGTVDELRASRAERALRIGTDAAAGWADGLPGVESAEYGATTILILAAQADDQAILDAARALGPVREFTPLRPSLADLFREAVADHGGAEGEVAAQSGSGDGVDDRSRPEPEGAPA